The window TTATTTTGAAATGCAATCGAAGAGTATAGTAAATAGGAGTGAATTTAGATGATTTTTCTTACATTCCAAATTGAAGCGATTGAAGCGGAACCATGGTACATTTAACAAGCTTACTAATTGGCAACTATTATTTGCTAGTTGATTCCTGCAAAGCAATGCTAGAGTTCGTTATTGGCAAGCGGAACCATGGTACATTTAACAAGCTTACTAATTGGCAACTATTATTTGCTAGTTGATTCCTGCAAAGCAATGCTAGAGTTCGTTATTGCCCAATTATTACGCAGCCAATTACCAAACTCGAACAGGGAACATCGGCAGCTGTCGCCAGGTTTAGCTATCTCTTCCGCACtctgtttttttatttcattactGTTCACCGGATAACATGCCGCCTACTAGGCCGATGTGACTGCGGCTCTGTACTAACCTTAAAGCTGCTTTCACCATtcaaaaaatgaactaaaagacaAACAAACGTTTATAAATTGAAAACGCCCTTTCAACCTTCTCTTCCATTCTCAGTGCAGCCATTTTTCTAAGTTGGATAGGATGGGTCCGATTGACCCTCTTAAAAGCTCGTGATTAGCTGTTCTTACTCATCTTACACACTTCAAAACTTGCTTTACTTACTTCACAAGGGTAATAATTTCCTTTTCCTCCTCCGATTCAGTTTCTTATTTATGATTTTTCTAGATTTGCATcctctctttttgtcttttaccTAAATCTTTGATTCATGTAGCTCTATGTAATTGCTTTATTTCTATTGAGAGTTGGAGAAAAATGGCCATAGCTAGGCTTGTTCGCCATGCGAAACGACCTTATGGATTATGTGCAAAGATGACAGCAGTAGCGGTTATGGGTCTCTGCTTTATATTTGTTTGGTCTgtgttctcttcttcttcctctgttGTAACAACTCAAAGAGAGAGCTTCGACGATATCGCGGAACCAGTTCCAGCAAACCACAGGGCAAGCAATGTTAAGTCACCGATTAAACAAAAAGAGCCAGAAAAGCTTGAATCTAGTAGAGGAGATCACAGAGGAAATTCTCGACCTGGTTTAGAGTCTAGTGAAATTGGGGAAAAGATAAATGGGACAACTCCTTTGTCTGGGATGAGGCATGAATCTAGGGAAaatgagaagaaagagaaaaaagtGAAAGATAGTCCTCGAAAATTGCCTAATCGAGTGGAGAAACATAGTACTATTAAAGAGGAGGCTGAAAATGAAGAGTTGGAAAAGgaagaggatgaagaagaggaagggatAGTAGTGGATGGTAGGGAAGAGGCAAATGATGATCAAATTGAAGGAAATGAAAATGGAGAAAAAGAAGACTCGTTGATTGAAACAACTGATCAAGAAGCtgtagagaaggaagaagaagagagtgaTAGGGGAAAAAGTGCAGGGAAGAAGACAAAGATAAAGGGGCCTTTATTTGATCCAAAAGCACATTATAATTGGAGATTTTGTAGCACAAGAAGCAAGCACAATTACATTCCTTGTATTGACATTGAAACTAGTTCTGGAAGAGTGCAAAATTATAGGCATACTGAGAGAAGTTGTCCGAGATCATCTCCAATGTGTCTTGTTCCTCTTCCTCATGAGGGTTACAGCATTCCAGTGTCTTGGCCTGAGAGCAAGTCAAAGGTATAATAAAACCATAATCAAGAGGTCTGCTACCTATTTTCCTCTTGAATTTTGGTGTTCTTGAGGTTTGATGTTTGTTTGATGGTTGTTTATTTGTTTGCAGATATTGTACAAAAATATAGCACATCCAAAACTTGACAcatttattaagaaaaatagTTGGCTTGTTCACTCAGGGGATTTTCTTACTTTTCCTCAAAACCAATCTGAATTGACGGGTGGAGTTCAACACTACCTTGAATCCATTGAAGAGGTGAGTTTTTCTGTTTGTAACATCTGAACTCAGAGCAATATGCATGTTTTTTATGTTCAAGTATAGGAGGATTAGATGCTATCAAACAGTGCGAGCGCCTGCGTGGCACAAGAttcactaaaaaaaaataatgtataaaatcataaataacAACAATTAACATTTCAAAAATACAACATATAGTCAAATGCTAAATCATATTATCTATGATCTTAATCATGAAATCTAGCATGAAATAAATTCCAAATTAGCTATTAACTCTCCTTTATCCTAATTCATAATGATAGATTCTAAATCTAAAGATTAAAGTTGAACCAAATCTTAAGTTAATTAACCAATAGGTCTAGTAACTACTTTTCATCAACACTAGAGTCTTCATAGTCCATATTCATTACTGATCAAAGTCATCACCGCCACTATCATCATTTGCAAGATCAAATTCATCTTCAACATTCTCAATCTTATTCTCTTCATCTTCAAGGTACTCATCTACAAAGCCtgattcttcttcctcctcatctcTAAGAACTGTAGGAATTTTTTCTCCAACACTAGAAGATGGTGCTTTAGCCTTCTCCTTTGGCCTAGGCTTAGCACTTTTTTCCTACTCTCGTACGATAAGAACTTTTTTCAACAATAGATGATATAGATTGGGAAGGGTTAAGATTGAAATAACCACTTTTTAACTTGGAACCCTGAAAAAAATTTGTCTAGCTTATAAAATTGCGCCTAGGTGCGCCTCTAGGAAGTTGCCAGTTTCACAAAAGCACGCTCAACAGCTCAAGAGGTGCGTGCCTCTTGAACAGGGCTCGCCTTTTGGCTTCTCAGGTGGCATGCCTAGAGCCTAATGCCCTTTGACTTTGAGCGTGAAGCGCGCTTTTGATAACTATGTAGTGTATGCTTAGGAAATAAGCCGGATTTATTTTCTTCCATTATTAACGAGGGTGATGCAACATCCTCATGAAACTCATCTTTTGTTGCTTTCCACCCCTTGAACAGGAAAGTGCCGCCTCAACTTATACTTAACTTGTTTTCAAGTATATAAGAATGAAATTAATATCATTGGAAAAACTATTTTAGAGCAGAATACAGCTAATCCCTGTAATTAATTTGGTATGTTAGATGGTACCAGACATCGAATGGGGGAAGAATATTCGCGTAGTTTTGGACATTGGATGTAGAGATTCAAGTTTTCTAGCTTCACTTGTTGACAAGGACGTACTCACATTATCCCTTGGCTTGAAGGATGATCTAGTTGACCTAGCCCAAATTGCCCTGGAGCGTGGCTTTCCAGTAGTAGTTAGCCCATTTGGGACTCGAAGGCTTCCTTTCCCTAGTGGTGTTTTTGATGCTATTCATTGTGGAGAATGCAGCATTCCTTGGCATTCACATGGTATTTTCATTCTTATGTCATTGTTATTCAAATGTTTTTCTTTCTCGTTCCTTATTATTTTTTGTCAAGgatctattttctttttattttgctGGATTTGTATCATGACTTTTTACATTGTTTTAGGCGGTAAGCTTCTTTTAGAGATGAACAGAATTTTAAGGCCTGGCGGATACTTCATTTTGTCAACTAAACATGAGAACGTCGAAGAGGAGGAAGGTTTGTGACCTTATCTTACAAAAATGCTTATTCCATTCTTTTATACTTATTAAATAACTTGCTGTGAAGTTTGTTTTATCACCTCTTTAACTCAGCAGACCCTTCGTTACTTCTACTGGTCTGGTTCTCTCTAAATAGTAGGAAGATGGTATTGTATTTGTCTGGATATATGCAAACTATACATATAAAATGGAAGGCAAAAAGCATTTGAGGCCCCTAATCTTTCATTTTTACTTATaaacccttgatcttttattttggtcacattaagcccctgatgATCAGAAGTCAGGTTTGAACATAAAACTCCTTCAACAGAGCATttgaaatttctatttttaacaTTTCGAAAGAAGTTATTTACATGTGTGATGTGGCTAAAGAGAAACTCTAGAAACCTtatttcaaactgtaaaaaatagaATATACAATTTTAGACACAGATGAATTTTGTTCACAACTAGCTAATTTGGTAAGCAGAGGcataaaaaagggcggcccggtgcactacgtgtcctagctaagcgagggtcccaccacaagggtgtattaggggcaagccttcccctgccaaattttttggcaagaggccgctc of the Euphorbia lathyris chromosome 7, ddEupLath1.1, whole genome shotgun sequence genome contains:
- the LOC136235906 gene encoding probable methyltransferase PMT28 encodes the protein MAIARLVRHAKRPYGLCAKMTAVAVMGLCFIFVWSVFSSSSSVVTTQRESFDDIAEPVPANHRASNVKSPIKQKEPEKLESSRGDHRGNSRPGLESSEIGEKINGTTPLSGMRHESRENEKKEKKVKDSPRKLPNRVEKHSTIKEEAENEELEKEEDEEEEGIVVDGREEANDDQIEGNENGEKEDSLIETTDQEAVEKEEEESDRGKSAGKKTKIKGPLFDPKAHYNWRFCSTRSKHNYIPCIDIETSSGRVQNYRHTERSCPRSSPMCLVPLPHEGYSIPVSWPESKSKILYKNIAHPKLDTFIKKNSWLVHSGDFLTFPQNQSELTGGVQHYLESIEEMVPDIEWGKNIRVVLDIGCRDSSFLASLVDKDVLTLSLGLKDDLVDLAQIALERGFPVVVSPFGTRRLPFPSGVFDAIHCGECSIPWHSHGGKLLLEMNRILRPGGYFILSTKHENVEEEEAMIALTASICWNVLAHKTDEVSEVGVKIYQKPESNDIYKLRRKKNPPLCKENENPDAAWYVPMKTCLHIIPSSIEQHGTEWPEEWPQRLETYPDWMNNKEKLIADTNHWKAIVEKSYLTGIGIDWSNIRNVMDMKAVFGGFAAALSQHKVWVMNVVPVHAPDTLPIIYERGLTGVYHDWCESFGTYPRSYDLLHADHLFSRLKNRCKQPVSIVVEMDRILRPGGWVIIREKVEILDPLEGILRSLHWEIRMTYTQNKEGILCAQKTMWRP